The following is a genomic window from Desulfobotulus pelophilus.
TTAGATTATGAAAAAAATCATCCTGAATGGTACGTAAAATGTTCTTACTCTGTTATTTTCAATCTCTACTGTTTCGGGAAAGATTCTGATATTGTACACTCCATTGAAATAGATGGTTCTATGCAGGTGAAAAAGATGGCGGGAAGAGATGAAGACCAGCAGTCTGTTTTATCCTTTTGTATTCGGCTTGAAGAGATTTCTGTAGATGTTATCGTTAAGCCAATCAGAAATATGTATCTGAAGGTGCATGCTCCGGAAGGAAGGGTCAGCCTTTCTGTTCCTGTTGGGATGGAAGATAATGAAGTCCGCAGTTTTGCCCTGTCACGGTTGGGATGGATCCGGAGAAGCAGGGAGAAGGTGCAGTCCCAGCCCAGAGACGTCGCCCTTTTTTACCGGAATGGAGAAGAGCAGTTTCTGTGGGGGAAGCCCTGTCTGCTGGAAGTCTGCGAATTTGCGGGAGCACCCGGTGTTTGCCTGAAGGGGCGCCGGATTTACCTGCAGGTACGACCCGGAACGGATGCCCGTGGTCGGGAAGCGGTTATGGCGGGTTGGATGCGGAAGCAACTGCTTACCAAGGCACTTTTTCTGGTCAGAAAGTGGGAAATTCGCATGGGCGTTCGTGTGGAGAAGGTTTATATTCGCCGCATGAAGACCCGTTGGGGCAGTTGCAACTGTCGCGCATTCAGGGTCAGGCTGAATACGGAGCTGGTTCGCAGACCTGTTTCGGTTCTTGAGTATGTCGTGGTTCATGAGCTCGCGCACTTGCTGGAGCCATCTCATAATGACCGGTTCAGGCGTCTGATGGACACTTTTTTGCCGGAGTGGCGAAGTTTGAAAGAAAGCCTGAATCATCCTCCGTCCGGGGGTGGCTTGAACCCATTCGGCCCGAAAAAAGGGTCGCAAAAGGAGCAGGAATGAAAACACGTATTACGGAAAAACTGGGCATACGTCATCCCATTGTGCAGGGCGGGATGCAATGGGTGGGTACGGCTGATCTGGCAGCTGCTGTTTCCAACGCAGGTGGACTGGGCATTCTTACGGCACTGATTTTCCCGAATCCCGAAGCACTGGGGCGGGAAATTGACAGACTCTTTTCCCTTACGGATAAACCCGTAGCTGTGAACCTGACCTTACTTCCTACCCTGCAGCCCGTTCCGTACATGGATTACGCAGAAATGATTGTGGATAAGGGGGTTACCATTGTGGAAACAGCCGGAAGGAGTCCTGCGGAATTCATGCCTCTTTTCCGGAATGCCGGAATGACTGTGATTCATAAATGTACATCCGTACGACATGCTCTGAAAGCCCAGGAGATGGGTTGTGCCATTGTGAGTG
Proteins encoded in this region:
- a CDS encoding M48 family metallopeptidase produces the protein MAGRDEDQQSVLSFCIRLEEISVDVIVKPIRNMYLKVHAPEGRVSLSVPVGMEDNEVRSFALSRLGWIRRSREKVQSQPRDVALFYRNGEEQFLWGKPCLLEVCEFAGAPGVCLKGRRIYLQVRPGTDARGREAVMAGWMRKQLLTKALFLVRKWEIRMGVRVEKVYIRRMKTRWGSCNCRAFRVRLNTELVRRPVSVLEYVVVHELAHLLEPSHNDRFRRLMDTFLPEWRSLKESLNHPPSGGGLNPFGPKKGSQKEQE